Proteins encoded in a region of the Sugiyamaella lignohabitans strain CBS 10342 chromosome B, complete sequence genome:
- the clc1 gene encoding clathrin light chain has product MSNFPSLEEIDEGLVSTETPSEFQNDDFLAREKAVLGEDAEAFTSTDGPGADEAVIGFETSFPPLESVSICGSLYLILGGCRLIV; this is encoded by the coding sequence ATGTCCAATTTCCCGTCACTTGAAGAGATTGATGAAGGCTTAGTGTCTACCGAGACTCCTAGCGAGTTTCAAAACGATGATTTCCTTGCCCGAGAAAAGGCTGTGCTAGgtgaagatgctgaagcATTCACATCCACCGATGGCCCTGGGGCTGACGAAGCAGTTATTGGCTTCGAAACTTCTTTCCCTCCTTTGGAATCCGTAAGTATTTGTGGCAGCTTGTACTTGATACTAGGTGGTTGTCGCCTAATTGTCTAA